In a single window of the Rhizoctonia solani chromosome 16, complete sequence genome:
- a CDS encoding Transposase family Tnp2 protein, whose translation MPCNWQEICPCCQKALHYRTVRQHLKKTGTRQPERASQRNLDNGNPCNSNIDLSTIISQLDELDVGADKGANRGAFLDSVNLAWNDNVRSRGVSNPHEILNNPAPICQNPPVTIEDWPEPGDEDPNNSEIDQAIPEDSPNQGPNFVEQCKPQNLDPDFEGEFTDQELCNLMELNGTFDKGE comes from the exons ATGCCATGTAATTGGCAGGAAATatgtccttgttgccaaaaAGCACTTCACTACAGAACAGTAAGACAACACCTCAAGAAAACAGGCACTAGACAACCTGAAAGGGCAAGTCAGAGAAACTTGGATAATGGCAACCCATGTAACTCAAACATTGACCTTTCTACCATAATCTCACAACTGGATGAACTGGATGTTGGGGCAGACAAGGGTGCCAACAGAGGTGCCTTTTTAG ATTCAGTCAACCTGGCTTGGAATGACAATGTCAGATCCAGAGGAGTTTCAAACCCCCATGAGATTTTGA ATAACCCTGCTCCAATTTGCCAAAACCCACCGGTTACAATTGAAGACTGGCCTGAGCCAGGGGATGAAGACCCCAACAACTCTGAAATTGACCAAGCTATTCCAGAGGACTCTCCCAACCAAGGTCCCAATTTTGTTGAACAATGCAAGCCTCAAAACCTTGACCCTGATTTTGAAGGGGAATTCACTGACCAGGAACTATGCAATCTGATGGAATTGAATGGAACTTTTGACAAAGGGGAATGA
- a CDS encoding Retrotransposable element Tf2 protein — protein MEPEPTLAALLEAIHSLTNQVGSLQAQVSSQGQQLAELKALCKETNDLVGDKDQGGAQAKPGPLTGPAPFRPSRGTGFDSEEEEEPRRAPKKEPCNTTRSLSSLTPFDTGSSVKRPKMELPDPYKGDTRGRKATQWLDRMLLWVALHRDQFDEEEQMVVWILYHMTNKAADWALPIIGTIIKGEGNPPNTIPALTAKFKEAFDDPDAKRAAARKIAALSQTTTTSEYVTEFRNLMAELDWNEEAYIAQFTRGLHWKVKELLSTKDSVPDELEAIFAASIKIDNIRRENEENRPKKAPAKSPVAATTSTTTTTRVRLSKDPNYVTPEERDRRRASGLCVKCGQKGHGIKQCPNGWKATIKEVAKLVLIRIKKPLLFINLHVQNSPADPIKTLIDSGATSNFISPSIVEKHKIPKTQLENPRVVRMLDGTLSQTGRIWHQVQLAVSANGHSHTIPFLVCPIGDTPAILGMTWLTAEAPLIDWQQGLVTFPEQVQIASEEEADSDPLADLPPQYHEFAKVFGEEEFKVLPPHREYDIAIDLVPDAKLSPGPIYGMTDAESKALKQHIEEELATGKIQPSTSSAGAPVMFVKKADGSLRLVVDYRKLNDVTHKNVYPLPRQDNLMAKLRHAKMFTKLDLRWGYNNVRIKEGDEWKTAFRTKYGLFEYLVMPFGLTNAPAAFQHFMNDLFRDLIDVTVVIYLDNILIFSENPEDHPAHVREVLSRLMKNQLFCKLSKCHFHVTTVDYLGIVISPSGFSMDQKKIEAVTSWPQPKTVKQVQAFLGFVNYLRRFIPNFSSVARPLHNLTRKETPWSWGTQEEAAFQELKVLVTKSPVLIHSNPDLPYYLETDASGVAMGAILSQRGPDNRLHPIAYMSKSFSGAEANYDTHNKELLAIIKALEEWRIFLEATDKPVQVFTDHRNLEYWMQARTFNRRHARWRIFLSDFNFEIHYRPGKQSGKPDALSRRSDYIDMPPEPEVMLPAEVFANTSEEELEIVTEVRAKLREDPSLEPIIQFLTEDADNAPPSIRKAYRDYDWEEDLLWYRGKLVVPDSEALKERLLREFHDSPLAGHPGQQRTLELLSRNYWWPGMKSSAKEWVECCPTCQANRRAHGPAIALKPLEVPPFPFHTISYDFITGFPKSNGHDAILVIIDSFSKFGHFIPTSKKVTAKGLADLFISHVWKLHGLPVKTISDQGTTFTGKFLRALYQRLGIKPSFSSAYHPESDGQTERVNQFIEFYLRSYVAADHSDWSTWLPLVEYAYNNAKHSATGKTPFELVYGRNPVMNPSNVPANVPEANHVADTLAQEWKEAESALRMSKEKMVRDKGTIPEYSIGDKVWLDGKNVELRTNSNKLDPKRLGPFEVTEKISSHAYRLKLPETLKIHDVFYVGLLTKAHESPNQPFPERPPPETIEGEEEYEVEQIIDSKRQRGKWFYLIKWKGYGPEDNSWEPEELLEHSQEEIKRFNQARLRKARDAAKSL, from the exons atggaaccggagccgacccttgccgctctcctcgaggctatccaTTCCCTCACCAACCaagtcgggtccttgcaggcccaagtcTCATCCCAAGGCCAGCAGCTCGCGGAACTCAAAGCcttatgcaaggaaaccaatgACCTTGTTGGCGATaaggaccaaggaggagcccaagccaagcctggcccattgactgggcct gcacccttccgcccatcaagGGGCACCGGgtttgactcagaggaagaagaagaacccCGGCGggctcccaaaaaagagccttgcAACACGACTAGGAgtctcagctccctcacaCCATTTGACACAGGGTCCTCCGTAAAAAGGCCAAAAATGGAGCTGCCAGACCCTTATAAGGGCGATACAAGGGGACGAAAGGCCACTCAATGGCTTGATAGGATGCTACTCTGGGTTGCCCTACACAGGGACCAGTTTGACGaagaggagcagatggtcgtCTGGAtattataccacatgaccaaCAAGGCCGCCGACTGGGCACTCCCTATAATAgggacaatcatcaagggagaaggcaACCCTCCTAACACCATCCCAGCCTTAACGGcgaaattcaaggaggcttTTGAtgacccagatgccaaacggGCCGCGGCCAGGAAAATAGCCGCCCTCTCccagaccacaaccacctccgaatacgtcacggagttccgtAATTtaatggcggaattagactggaacgaggaggcctacatcgcgcagttcacgcgagGTCTCcattggaaggtcaaggaactactgtcaaccaaggatagcgTTCCTGACGAACTCGaggcaatttttgcggcctcTATTAAAATTGATAACATTCGCCGCGAGAATGAGGAAAACCGCCCCAAGAAGGCACCCGCTAAGTCCCCGGTCGCCgcgaccacttccaccactaccaccactagggtccgcctatccaaagaccccaactacgtaaccccggaggaaagggatcgTCGTCGCGCATCCGGCCTATGCGTCAAATGTGGTCAGAAGGGGCACggaatcaaacaatgcccgaacggttggaaagccacaatcaaggaggtagccaag TTGGTCTTGATTCGAATAAAAAAACCCCTACTCTTTATCAATCTACACGTCCAGAACTCCCCGGCAGATCCTATTAAAACCCTTatagactcaggagccacgtcgaatttcatctccccctcgattgtggaaaaacataaaatcccaaaaacccaactcgaaaatccacgagttgtgagaatgttagatggtaccctatcccagactggtcgcatatggcaccaggttcaactcgcggtttcggccaatggccactcaCACACAATTCCCTTCCTAGTCTGTCCCATTGGGGACACCCCGGCAATtttaggcatgacatggttgacggcagaagctcccctcatcgactggcaacagggattaGTTActttccctgaacaagtgcAAATtgcctcagaagaagaggcggACTCGGACCCTTTAGCAGATctcccccctcagtaccatgagtttgctaaggtctttggcgaagaagaattcaaggtactccctccacatagggagtacgACATCgccatagaccttgtcccagatgCAAAACTGTCCCCTGGGCCTatttatggcatgactgacgcagaATCGAAGGCCCTGAAACAACATATAGAGGAAGAACTAGCCACAGGGAAGATCCAACCCAGTACTTCCTCCGCAGGAGCCCCggttatgtttgtcaaaaaagcGGATGGCTCTCTCAGATTGGTAGTTGACTATAGAAAGCTAAATGACGTCACGCATAAAAATGTCTATCCGCTCCCCAGAcaagacaacctcatggccaagttaaggcatgccaagatgttCACCAAGCTGGAtctacgctggggttacaataacgtccggatcaaggagggtgacgaatggaaaacagccttccgcaccaaatatggattgtttgagtacttggtcatgccctttggtcttacAAACGCACCTGCGgcattccagcacttcatgaatgacctaTTCAGAGATCTGATAGATGTAACCGTGGTAATCTATCTGGAcaacatcctcatcttctccgAGAACCCAGAAGACCATCCTGCCCATGTCAGAGAAGTTCTGTCCCGACtcatgaagaaccagctCTTTTGCAAACTGtcaaagtgccacttccacgtcactacggttgattatcttggcattgttatatccccatcaggcttctccatggatcaaaagaaaaTCGAGGCAGTTACATCATGGCCTCAACctaaaacagtcaaacaggtccaggcgtTCTTAGGTTTCGTCAACTATCTCCGCCgattcattcccaacttcagttcagtagcacgccctctgcacaacctcaccagaaaggaaaccccctggtcatggggcacCCAAGAGGAGGCAGCTTTTCAGGAATTGAAGGTTCTAGTCACCAAGTCGCCGGtactcatccattccaacccagatCTCCCCTATTATCTGGAGACGGACGCCTCAGGGGTTGCAATGGGGGCCATCCTTAGTCAGCGGGGCCCAGACAACCGGTTACATcccattgcctatatgtccaagtcattctCAGGAGCGGAGGCTAATTACGACACCCACAACAAAGAACTCCTGGCTATCATTAAGGcattggaggaatggagAATATTCCTGGAGGCGACAGACAAACCGGTACAAGTGTTCACGGACCATcggaacctggaatactggatgcaggcacggacattcAACAGAAGGCATGCACGTTGGCGCATtttcctgagcgacttcaactTCGAAATCCATTaccgcccaggaaaacagtcgggtaaaccagatgccttatCAAGACGATCGGATTACATTGATATGCCCCCAGAACCGGAAGTCATGTTGCcagcagaggtctttgccaacacgtcagaagaagaacttgAAATAGTCACTGAAGTACGCGCCAAACTGAGGGAAGACCCCTCCCTTGAGCCAATCATACAGTTCTTGACAGAAGAcgcggacaatgcacctcctTCTATCCGGAAAGCCTATCGAgactatgactgggaggaagacctacTATGGTACCGAGGAAAACTtgtggtcccagactcagaggCCTTGAAGGAACGattactcagggaattccatgactcccccctGGCAGGTCATCCGGGTCAACAACGGACCCTGGAACTCCTGAGCCGcaattactggtggccaggaatgaagtcatccgccaaggaatgggtagaatgctgcCCAACCTGTCAAGCCAACCGTCGCGCCCATGGTCCTGCCATTGCTCTGAAACCGTTAGAAGTCCCACCTTTCCCATTCCATACCATCTCCTACGACTTCATCACGGGTTTCCCCAAGTCCAATGGTCACGACGCAATCCTGGTAATAAttgactccttttccaaatttgggcacttcatcccaacctcaaagaaggtcacagccaagggtcTGGCAGATTTGTTCATTAGtcacgtctggaaacttcACGGACTACCCGTCAAAACCATATCAGATCAAGGAACCACATTCACGGGAAAATTCCTCAGAGCCCTTTATCAACGGTTAGGAATCAAACCGTCCTTCTCATCGGCTTATCACCCGGAGTctgatggccaaacagagcgAGTCAATCAGTTcattgaattctacctcagatcataCGTGGCAGCCGACCATTCTGACTGGTCCACTTGGCTTCCCTTGGTGGAGtatgcctacaacaacgcaaagCACTCCGCTACTGGAAAAACTCCCTTCGAATTGGTTTACGGGCGAAACCCTGTCATGAACCCGTCTAACGTTCCAGCAAATGTGCCCGAGGCCAATCACGTGGCAGATACCCTggcacaagaatggaaagaagcggaGTCAGCTCTAAGAATGAGTAAGGAAAAAATGGTTAGGGACAAGGGTACGATACCAGAGTACTCAATTGGAGACAAAGTCTggttagatggaaaaaatgtGGAGCTCAgaacaaactccaacaaactggaccccAAGAGACTAGGACCATTCGAGGTCacagaaaaaatctccagtcatGCGTATCGCTTAAAGCTCCCGGAAACCCTGAAGATTCACGATGTGTTCTACGTGGGACTACTGACCAAGGCACACGAATCCCCTAATCAACCATTTCCTgaaagaccccctcctgagacaatagaaggggaagaagagtacgaaGTCgagcaaatcattgactctaaaCGACAACGAGGCAAATGGTTTTACTTAATCAAGTGGAAAGGGTACGGCCCAGAAGATAACTCgtgggaaccggaagaactgctggaacacagccaggaagagatcaagcgcttcaaccaagctagactcagaaaggctcgtgacgccgccaagagcctttaa